One window from the genome of Halonatronomonas betaini encodes:
- the cmk gene encoding (d)CMP kinase, protein MAETIAIDGPSGAGKSTVAKIIATKLNFKYIDTGAMYRAVTFLALEKDVIMEDNDIIIKIARDISIDFSTPDKDGNVLVFVNSRDLTDEIRSVEVDNNVSKVASIPEVREIMLEKQRELAGNNNVVMDGRDIGTRVLPDADLKIFLTATLEERAKRRYYDLVEREIDIDMAEVEEKIKIRDEKDSNREHSPLKEADDAHKIISDDLTPEEVADRIISLLEGGG, encoded by the coding sequence ATGGCAGAAACAATAGCAATTGATGGCCCCTCAGGGGCCGGGAAATCGACTGTTGCAAAGATTATAGCTACTAAATTAAATTTTAAATATATTGATACAGGTGCCATGTATAGGGCAGTGACCTTTCTTGCATTAGAAAAAGATGTTATAATGGAAGATAACGATATAATAATTAAAATAGCTAGAGATATATCGATTGATTTTTCCACACCTGATAAAGATGGTAATGTTTTGGTTTTTGTTAATTCCAGGGATTTAACTGATGAAATACGATCAGTTGAAGTTGATAATAATGTTTCTAAGGTGGCTTCTATTCCTGAAGTTAGGGAGATTATGTTAGAAAAGCAAAGAGAGCTTGCAGGAAATAATAATGTTGTTATGGATGGACGAGATATAGGTACTAGAGTTCTTCCTGATGCAGATTTAAAAATTTTTTTGACTGCAACACTTGAAGAAAGAGCAAAAAGAAGGTATTATGATTTAGTGGAGAGAGAAATTGATATTGATATGGCTGAGGTTGAGGAAAAAATTAAAATTAGAGATGAAAAAGATTCAAACAGGGAGCATTCCCCTTTAAAAGAAGCCGATGATGCTCATAAGATAATATCTGATGATTTAACTCCTGAAGAAGTAGCAGATAGAATAATATCTCTGCTGGAAGGTGGCGGTTGA
- the fabD gene encoding ACP S-malonyltransferase, producing MSKIGFIFPGQGAQEVGMGQELYNKYPEIADYFNRAEEILNLDLKRICFEGPEFDLNLTENTQPALFTMSAAIDDYLKKQGLVPDMVAGHSLGEYSALTSAGAINFEDNLKLVRQRGQAMEEALPAGLGTMAAIIGLDIDTIEDICSKVVGVCEVANINTPNQIVISGEKEAVATAMERLNNAGAKKVVELSVSGPFHSSLMEPAVNRLKSVIENVEIKDASIPIVANATAEKVIDSNIIEENLIAQLTSSVRWVESINLMIDEGIDTFVEVGSGRVLKGLLRRIDRSVDCYSTRNIKDLEKIIGDLI from the coding sequence ATGAGTAAGATTGGATTTATTTTTCCAGGGCAGGGTGCCCAGGAAGTAGGCATGGGTCAGGAGTTATATAATAAATATCCTGAAATTGCAGACTATTTTAATCGTGCTGAAGAAATACTGAATTTAGATTTAAAGAGAATTTGCTTTGAAGGTCCTGAATTTGATTTGAATTTAACTGAAAATACTCAACCGGCTTTATTTACAATGAGTGCAGCTATTGATGATTACTTAAAAAAGCAGGGTCTAGTACCAGATATGGTTGCCGGACATAGTCTTGGAGAATATTCAGCACTGACTTCTGCTGGAGCAATTAATTTTGAGGATAACTTAAAATTGGTCAGGCAGAGAGGTCAGGCGATGGAAGAGGCTTTGCCGGCTGGTTTAGGTACAATGGCAGCTATTATTGGACTTGATATTGATACTATTGAAGATATATGTTCTAAAGTTGTAGGGGTTTGTGAGGTTGCAAATATTAATACTCCAAATCAGATAGTTATTTCCGGTGAAAAAGAAGCAGTTGCAACTGCAATGGAGAGATTGAATAATGCAGGTGCAAAAAAGGTTGTTGAGTTATCTGTAAGCGGTCCATTTCATTCAAGTTTAATGGAACCTGCTGTTAATCGATTAAAATCTGTTATTGAAAATGTTGAAATAAAAGATGCATCTATACCAATAGTTGCTAATGCTACAGCTGAGAAAGTTATTGATAGCAATATAATTGAAGAAAATTTAATTGCCCAATTGACCAGCTCAGTTCGCTGGGTAGAATCAATTAATTTAATGATTGATGAAGGTATTGATACTTTTGTAGAGGTTGGTTCTGGCAGAGTTTTAAAAGGTTTGTTAAGAAGAATAGATCGTTCAGTTGATTGTTATTCAACTAGAAATATCAAAGATTTAGAAAAAATTATTGGTGATTTAATATGA
- the acpP gene encoding acyl carrier protein, with protein MADLFERVKNLIVEELAVDPDEVTLEASFIDDLGADSLDVVELVMALEEEFDLEIPDEDAEKIETVQDAIDYLEANN; from the coding sequence ATGGCAGACCTTTTCGAACGTGTTAAAAATTTAATCGTTGAAGAATTAGCTGTTGATCCTGATGAAGTTACTCTGGAAGCATCATTTATTGATGATCTAGGTGCTGATTCACTTGATGTTGTTGAACTAGTTATGGCATTGGAAGAGGAATTTGATCTTGAAATTCCTGATGAAGATGCTGAAAAGATAGAAACAGTTCAGGATGCAATTGATTATCTAGAAGCAAATAATTAA
- a CDS encoding beta-ketoacyl-ACP synthase III yields MNKNRKAVITGVGKYVPEKVLTNFDLEEMVDTSDEWIRQRTGIEKRHIAADDQPTSDLAFKAAEEALADAGLSGEELDLIIVATVTPDMAFPATACLIQDKLGAKDAAAFDLEAGCSGFVYALSVGSQFIESGQYENVLIIGAETLSKIVNWKDRGTCILFGDGAGAAVLQAGEKGGILATHLGSDGSGGNTLYQEAGGSLNPACERTVTNNMHTITMEGNKVFRFAVKKMGAASLKVLEEAGLEPDDVDFFVPHQANTRIISAAAKRLKLDEDSVIVNLPEYGNTSSASVPIALAEAVENNRIKDGDILVLVAFGAGLTWASAVLEWNQGG; encoded by the coding sequence ATGAATAAGAATAGAAAAGCAGTAATAACCGGTGTTGGTAAATATGTGCCGGAGAAAGTTTTAACAAATTTTGATTTAGAAGAAATGGTAGACACAAGTGATGAGTGGATAAGACAGAGAACTGGAATTGAAAAGAGACATATAGCAGCAGATGATCAGCCGACATCTGATCTGGCTTTTAAAGCTGCAGAAGAAGCTCTAGCTGATGCCGGACTTTCAGGTGAAGAACTTGATTTAATTATTGTTGCAACTGTAACGCCTGATATGGCATTTCCAGCTACTGCCTGTTTGATTCAGGATAAGCTTGGTGCTAAAGATGCTGCTGCTTTTGATCTTGAAGCCGGCTGTTCTGGATTTGTATATGCTTTAAGTGTTGGTTCTCAATTTATAGAGTCTGGCCAGTATGAGAATGTTTTGATTATAGGAGCTGAGACTCTATCGAAAATTGTTAACTGGAAAGATAGGGGAACCTGTATTTTATTTGGTGATGGTGCTGGCGCAGCTGTTCTTCAAGCAGGAGAAAAAGGTGGCATACTGGCTACTCACCTTGGTTCAGATGGTAGTGGTGGTAATACACTTTATCAGGAAGCTGGTGGATCATTGAATCCAGCCTGTGAAAGAACTGTCACTAATAATATGCATACTATTACAATGGAAGGAAATAAGGTTTTCCGTTTTGCAGTTAAAAAGATGGGGGCTGCTTCTTTAAAAGTATTAGAAGAAGCCGGATTAGAACCTGATGATGTTGACTTTTTTGTGCCACATCAGGCCAATACAAGAATTATTTCTGCTGCAGCAAAACGGTTAAAACTTGATGAGGATAGTGTGATAGTTAATTTACCTGAATATGGTAATACTTCCAGTGCATCTGTTCCAATAGCTCTTGCTGAAGCAGTTGAAAATAATCGAATAAAAGATGGTGATATTCTAGTACTTGTTGCATTTGGAGCGGGTTTGACCTGGGCCAGTGCTGTATTAGAGTGGAATCAGGGAGGTTAA
- the fabG gene encoding 3-oxoacyl-[acyl-carrier-protein] reductase, translating to MINLNGKSAIITGSSRGIGAATAFKLAEFGANIVINHSSDNSKDRAEEIAESIKDKFDIEVIVIQADVSEKEEAEKLINESLQKFETIDILVNNAGINRDGLLMRMKPEEWQQVIDVNLTGIFNVCNAVIRPMMKARAGKIINMSSIVGITGNAGQTNYSASKAGIIGFTKSLAQEVASRGITVNAVAPGLISTEMTDEMPEKALNKMKENIPLNRSGDPEEIANTVAFLASDLSSYITGEVIKVTGGLGM from the coding sequence ATGATAAATTTAAATGGGAAATCAGCTATAATAACTGGTAGCTCAAGAGGGATTGGAGCTGCTACTGCTTTTAAATTGGCTGAATTTGGAGCTAATATAGTAATTAATCATTCTTCAGATAATAGCAAAGATAGAGCTGAAGAAATTGCTGAATCAATTAAGGATAAATTTGATATTGAAGTTATTGTTATTCAAGCAGATGTATCTGAAAAAGAGGAAGCAGAAAAATTAATTAATGAATCTTTGCAGAAATTTGAAACAATTGATATACTTGTTAATAACGCAGGTATTAATAGAGATGGTTTATTAATGAGAATGAAACCAGAGGAATGGCAGCAGGTTATAGATGTTAACCTCACAGGAATATTTAATGTTTGTAATGCTGTAATCAGGCCAATGATGAAAGCTAGAGCTGGAAAGATTATTAATATGAGCTCTATTGTTGGAATTACCGGTAATGCCGGTCAAACTAATTATTCAGCAAGTAAAGCTGGCATTATTGGATTTACAAAATCTCTGGCTCAGGAAGTTGCCAGCAGAGGAATTACAGTTAATGCAGTTGCTCCTGGTTTGATTTCTACAGAAATGACAGATGAGATGCCAGAAAAGGCTTTAAATAAAATGAAAGAAAATATTCCATTAAACCGTTCTGGTGATCCTGAAGAAATTGCAAATACTGTAGCTTTTTTAGCTTCTGATTTATCCAGCTATATAACTGGTGAGGTTATAAAAGTTACAGGAGGATTGGGTATGTAA
- the fabF gene encoding beta-ketoacyl-ACP synthase II, with amino-acid sequence MSNRVVVTGVGVLSTLGDSKDEFWSNLIAGKSGISEIEGIKNIEEYPSRIGAELKEFNAEKYMTRKDRKRMALFTQYAIYTAMEALADADLEIGDEIANETGVIVGSGIGGLEVMEEQIKRLHDRGPGRISPFFIPMMISNMGSGQVSIYTGAKGPNNNTVTACASGTHAIGDAMEIIKRGDAKVMIAGGSEASITPSALAGFGSMKALSTRNDEPEKASRPFDKDRDGFVIGEGSGMVVLEDLEHAKARGARIYGEVLGYGFTGDAHHITQPAPEGEGAARAMKMALDKAGIDYNEMGYINAHGTSTPFNDKFETMAIKAVFGEHADNLPISSTKSMTGHLLGAAGGVELIASLLSVYNKEVPPTINYENLDVDCDLDYVPGKSRKIEDLKYSMSNSFGFGGHNACLVVGEYTE; translated from the coding sequence ATGTCTAATAGAGTTGTTGTAACAGGTGTAGGTGTATTATCTACATTAGGAGATTCAAAAGATGAGTTTTGGTCAAATCTGATTGCCGGGAAATCAGGCATCAGTGAGATTGAAGGAATAAAAAATATTGAAGAATATCCAAGCAGAATTGGTGCTGAGTTAAAAGAATTTAATGCAGAAAAATATATGACTAGAAAAGATAGAAAGAGGATGGCACTTTTTACTCAATATGCAATTTATACTGCAATGGAAGCCCTGGCAGATGCTGATTTAGAGATTGGCGATGAAATTGCTAATGAGACTGGTGTTATTGTTGGTTCTGGTATTGGCGGTCTTGAAGTAATGGAAGAACAGATAAAAAGGCTTCATGACAGAGGTCCAGGTAGAATTAGTCCTTTCTTTATACCAATGATGATCTCTAATATGGGATCTGGTCAGGTTTCTATTTATACTGGAGCTAAAGGTCCAAATAATAATACTGTAACTGCCTGTGCATCTGGTACACATGCAATTGGTGATGCCATGGAAATCATAAAAAGAGGCGATGCAAAAGTAATGATAGCCGGTGGTTCAGAAGCTTCTATAACTCCATCTGCTCTGGCTGGTTTTGGTTCAATGAAAGCTTTATCAACGAGAAACGATGAGCCTGAAAAAGCCAGCAGACCATTTGACAAAGATAGAGATGGCTTTGTAATTGGTGAAGGTAGCGGTATGGTTGTGCTTGAAGATTTGGAGCATGCTAAGGCTAGAGGAGCCAGAATATATGGAGAGGTTCTTGGATATGGCTTTACAGGAGATGCACATCATATTACTCAACCTGCTCCTGAAGGTGAAGGCGCTGCCAGAGCTATGAAGATGGCACTTGATAAAGCTGGAATTGATTATAATGAAATGGGTTATATTAATGCTCATGGCACATCTACTCCATTTAATGATAAATTTGAAACTATGGCTATTAAAGCAGTATTTGGTGAACATGCAGATAATCTACCTATTAGTTCTACTAAATCTATGACCGGTCACTTATTAGGTGCTGCCGGTGGTGTTGAATTGATTGCCTCATTATTATCAGTTTATAATAAAGAAGTTCCACCGACAATAAATTATGAGAACTTAGATGTAGATTGTGATCTAGATTATGTGCCAGGCAAGTCTCGCAAAATAGAAGATTTAAAATATTCTATGAGTAATTCATTCGGATTTGGTGGGCATAATGCCTGTCTGGTTGTTGGAGAGTATACTGAGTAA
- the aroH gene encoding chorismate mutase, giving the protein MLAIRGATTIKEDNKESVQNAVRELIKEIWSSNTINESEVISITFSTTSDIKSYYPAKAFRDLGYDRIPLFSSLEPEITGALDHTIRLLIYLERPNSRDVKHIYLNEAANLRPDLID; this is encoded by the coding sequence ATGCTTGCTATTAGAGGCGCTACTACAATAAAAGAGGATAATAAAGAATCTGTACAAAATGCTGTTAGAGAGCTAATCAAAGAAATATGGTCCAGTAATACGATAAATGAATCAGAAGTCATAAGTATAACTTTCTCCACAACATCGGATATTAAAAGTTATTACCCAGCTAAAGCTTTTAGAGATTTAGGTTATGACAGGATACCTCTATTTAGTTCTTTAGAACCTGAAATAACTGGAGCTTTAGATCATACAATAAGGCTGTTGATTTATTTAGAAAGGCCAAATAGCAGGGATGTAAAGCATATTTACTTAAATGAAGCTGCTAATTTAAGACCTGATTTGATTGATTAG
- a CDS encoding lysophospholipid acyltransferase family protein yields the protein MADLFYKAASGIFNLYAKFIMRVEVKGRENIPESGPLVVMSNHISYLDPPLIGSILPRKIHYMAKAELFENKIAGAILKKLGAFPLKRGTGDSRAFRKAIKILRNDQVLGIFPEGTRYPEGSPGEPHSGSVMLAIMAKSPILPIGIKNIKRKGTPRVNIGEPLILDEYFGKKLDKEEREKVANEVMSEIISLVNE from the coding sequence TTGGCTGATTTATTTTATAAAGCTGCAAGCGGTATATTTAATTTATATGCTAAATTTATAATGAGGGTTGAAGTTAAGGGCAGAGAAAATATACCTGAATCAGGGCCGCTGGTTGTTATGTCAAATCATATTTCTTATTTAGACCCGCCATTGATTGGATCTATCTTACCTCGGAAGATACATTATATGGCCAAGGCTGAATTATTTGAAAATAAAATTGCTGGTGCTATTTTAAAAAAACTGGGGGCTTTTCCATTAAAAAGAGGTACAGGCGATAGTAGAGCTTTCCGGAAAGCTATCAAAATTTTAAGGAATGATCAGGTTTTAGGTATTTTTCCAGAAGGCACCCGCTATCCAGAAGGTTCGCCAGGTGAACCACACTCTGGCTCTGTAATGCTAGCAATTATGGCTAAATCTCCAATTTTACCAATTGGTATTAAAAATATTAAAAGAAAAGGCACGCCTAGAGTTAATATCGGTGAGCCTTTAATTCTAGATGAATATTTTGGTAAAAAGCTAGACAAAGAAGAACGAGAGAAAGTCGCTAATGAAGTAATGTCTGAAATTATTTCTCTGGTGAATGAATAA
- the fabK gene encoding enoyl-[acyl-carrier-protein] reductase FabK, with translation MNSFFKTDICDILEIEYPIIQGGMAWVATGELAGAVSKAGGLGIIGSGNAPAEIVEQEINKVREITDKPFGVNVMLLSPYVEEVVDLVAEKEVPVVTTGAGNPGKYIDRFLAGGCKVIPVVSSSALARRMSRMEISAVIAEGNEAGGHIGDLTTMTLIPQIVDSVDVPVIAAGGIADGRGLLAALFLGAQAVQLGTRFVCAEECQASNEYKEKIINARDRDAVVSARSTGHPVRSLKNTLTRKLDKLEAESATKEEIEKAGEGALREAVCEGRVDTGSVMAGQISGLIKNILSSEEIIHNIINEAEDLLLKTCKEIGEE, from the coding sequence ATGAATAGTTTTTTTAAGACTGATATCTGTGATATATTAGAAATAGAATATCCAATAATTCAGGGAGGAATGGCCTGGGTAGCTACTGGAGAACTGGCAGGGGCTGTTTCTAAGGCAGGTGGTCTTGGAATTATTGGGTCAGGTAATGCTCCAGCCGAGATAGTTGAACAGGAGATTAATAAGGTCAGGGAGATAACTGATAAACCTTTTGGAGTTAATGTTATGTTATTATCTCCATATGTGGAGGAAGTTGTTGATTTAGTTGCAGAAAAAGAAGTTCCTGTTGTCACCACTGGTGCTGGAAATCCTGGGAAATATATTGATAGATTTCTAGCTGGAGGCTGCAAAGTTATCCCTGTTGTTTCATCATCTGCCCTTGCCAGGAGAATGTCCAGAATGGAGATTTCTGCTGTAATAGCCGAGGGAAATGAAGCCGGGGGCCATATAGGTGACCTTACAACAATGACATTAATTCCACAGATTGTTGATTCTGTTGATGTTCCGGTAATTGCTGCTGGAGGAATTGCTGATGGACGTGGTTTACTGGCAGCATTATTTTTAGGAGCCCAGGCTGTTCAGTTAGGCACCAGATTTGTCTGTGCCGAAGAATGTCAGGCTTCTAATGAATATAAAGAAAAAATTATTAATGCTAGAGATAGAGATGCTGTTGTTTCAGCTAGATCTACCGGTCATCCTGTTCGTTCACTTAAAAATACTCTTACAAGAAAGTTAGATAAGCTTGAAGCTGAATCTGCCACAAAAGAAGAAATAGAAAAAGCTGGTGAGGGAGCATTAAGAGAAGCTGTTTGTGAAGGAAGGGTTGACACTGGAAGCGTTATGGCAGGTCAAATTTCTGGATTAATAAAAAATATATTATCTTCTGAAGAGATAATACATAATATTATTAATGAAGCAGAAGATTTGCTTTTAAAAACTTGTAAAGAGATAGGGGAGGAATAG
- a CDS encoding bifunctional 4-hydroxy-3-methylbut-2-enyl diphosphate reductase/30S ribosomal protein S1, whose amino-acid sequence MKVLEITTAEEAGFCFGVKRAIDMAMEAVQDESDIKVYTLGPIIHNPQVVEKLEELGIRSVEDLSEIDSGVIIIRSHGVEPKTIEQAENKGLTILDATCPYVKKAQKNAQLLMEEGYQTLIYGDQDHPEVKGILGATDYKALIVEDKNDLDEIDLQSKVGIVAQTTKSPASFKELIGLLLNRVKELKIYNTICNTTQVRQSGAENLADDVEIMFVIGGFNSANTNRLAEICSNTGTPTYHIETAEDIEWSWLENINKIGITAGASTPDWLIKEVIQAMSEEKKDLEIEEKEQEEIEELEKKEENDEVIETKEEPEVEEVEASEETETDEAEQSETDEVEETEESEEEEVFQYSDNDIANLEKGQTVEGTVVEINDQGVYVDVNYKTDGFIPLRELSNSDVSDPHDEVSLDEEIKVVILTLEDDEGNMILSKKRADQEVAWDEIEKIHENDEVIEAEVKKEVKGGLVADVGLRGFIPASHVSIGYVEDLSDFVGQTLRLKVIEVDRNNNNVVLSAKKVMEEERAEAKVETLENLEKGQELTGTVTKLVDFGAFVDIGGIEGLLHISEMSWGRIDHPSSVLEEGQEVKVKVLEVDRENERISLGYKQLLPDPWEEFARKHYEGEVIEGKVTKIVDFGAFMEVEEGIEGLIHISQLSHRHVKTADEVVSVDEEREAKIINIDPEQKRVGLSIKELEEPEEKEKTVSSSSSSNDSKGSSSDDKSDKSEEEMPSGATIGERLGDLKSLMDDDEQ is encoded by the coding sequence GTGAAGGTTCTGGAGATAACAACTGCTGAAGAAGCCGGCTTCTGTTTTGGTGTTAAGAGAGCTATCGATATGGCTATGGAAGCAGTTCAAGATGAAAGTGATATCAAGGTCTACACTCTGGGACCAATAATTCATAATCCACAGGTTGTTGAAAAATTAGAAGAACTTGGAATCAGATCTGTGGAGGATCTCAGTGAAATTGATTCTGGTGTAATAATTATTCGCTCCCACGGAGTTGAGCCAAAGACGATTGAACAAGCTGAAAATAAAGGTTTGACAATCTTAGATGCTACCTGCCCTTATGTCAAAAAGGCACAAAAAAATGCTCAACTTCTAATGGAAGAAGGTTATCAAACTCTTATTTATGGAGATCAGGATCATCCTGAAGTAAAAGGAATTTTAGGAGCTACTGATTATAAAGCCTTAATTGTTGAAGATAAAAATGATCTTGATGAAATTGATCTGCAAAGCAAGGTTGGTATTGTTGCTCAAACGACAAAGTCGCCTGCATCTTTTAAGGAACTGATTGGTTTATTATTAAATAGGGTTAAAGAATTAAAGATTTATAATACTATTTGTAATACAACCCAGGTAAGACAGTCAGGCGCTGAAAATTTAGCTGATGATGTTGAAATAATGTTTGTAATTGGTGGCTTCAATAGTGCCAATACAAATAGATTAGCAGAAATTTGTTCAAATACAGGAACTCCAACATATCACATAGAAACAGCTGAAGATATTGAATGGAGTTGGCTGGAAAATATAAATAAAATAGGTATTACAGCTGGGGCATCGACCCCAGATTGGTTAATAAAGGAGGTCATTCAGGCAATGAGTGAAGAGAAAAAAGACTTAGAAATTGAAGAAAAAGAACAAGAAGAGATTGAAGAATTAGAAAAAAAGGAAGAGAATGATGAGGTGATTGAAACTAAAGAGGAACCAGAGGTTGAGGAAGTTGAAGCTTCTGAAGAAACTGAAACTGATGAAGCTGAACAGTCTGAAACTGATGAGGTTGAAGAAACCGAGGAATCAGAAGAGGAAGAAGTTTTTCAATACAGTGATAATGATATAGCTAACCTTGAAAAAGGTCAGACTGTAGAAGGTACTGTTGTTGAAATAAATGATCAGGGCGTCTATGTTGACGTTAATTATAAAACTGATGGTTTCATTCCTTTAAGGGAATTAAGTAATAGTGATGTTTCTGATCCTCATGATGAAGTATCATTAGATGAAGAAATAAAAGTTGTCATTTTAACTCTTGAAGATGACGAGGGTAACATGATTCTTTCTAAAAAAAGAGCTGACCAGGAAGTAGCCTGGGATGAAATTGAAAAGATTCATGAAAATGATGAAGTTATTGAAGCTGAGGTCAAAAAAGAAGTTAAAGGTGGTCTTGTAGCCGATGTTGGCTTAAGAGGCTTTATCCCTGCTTCACATGTTTCAATCGGTTATGTTGAAGATCTTTCAGACTTTGTTGGTCAAACTTTAAGATTAAAAGTTATTGAAGTTGATAGAAATAATAATAATGTTGTTCTATCTGCCAAGAAAGTTATGGAAGAGGAAAGAGCAGAAGCCAAAGTAGAAACTCTTGAAAACCTTGAAAAAGGCCAGGAGCTAACAGGTACAGTAACTAAGCTTGTTGATTTTGGTGCTTTTGTTGATATTGGAGGGATTGAAGGTCTTCTCCATATTTCTGAAATGTCCTGGGGTAGAATAGATCATCCTTCTTCAGTATTAGAGGAAGGCCAGGAAGTTAAAGTTAAGGTTCTCGAAGTTGACAGAGAAAATGAAAGAATTTCTCTCGGATACAAACAATTACTTCCAGACCCATGGGAAGAGTTTGCCCGCAAACATTATGAAGGTGAAGTTATTGAGGGTAAAGTCACCAAAATTGTTGATTTTGGAGCTTTCATGGAAGTTGAAGAAGGTATTGAAGGTTTAATTCATATTTCCCAACTTTCACATCGTCATGTAAAAACTGCTGATGAAGTGGTTTCTGTTGATGAAGAAAGAGAAGCCAAAATAATTAATATTGATCCTGAACAGAAGCGAGTTGGATTAAGTATTAAAGAGCTTGAAGAACCTGAAGAAAAAGAAAAGACTGTTTCTTCATCCAGCTCAAGTAATGATAGTAAAGGTAGTTCTTCAGATGATAAATCAGATAAATCTGAAGAAGAAATGCCTTCTGGCGCCACAATTGGCGAAAGATTAGGCGACTTAAAATCATTAATGGATGATGATGAGCAGTAA
- the rnc gene encoding ribonuclease III, translating to MEDIMLKAGIYQLEEKLKIEFNDKSLLLKAITHKSFPNENPDLSLNNNERLEFLGDSVLGLSIATKIFEDYGEMPEGGLAKMRAILVSSVTLARKARDIELSGHLLLGRGEEMTGGRKRDSILADALEAIFGAIYLDQGFEKAKRFINDFFDEDIELVKTGEYNKDFKTVLQEYVQQNSDKRPEYKIIEELGPDHNKEFKMEVLLNGERLGKGSGSTKKGAEQKAAKSALINLGEIEGRDGG from the coding sequence ATGGAAGATATTATGCTAAAAGCAGGTATTTATCAACTAGAAGAAAAATTAAAAATTGAATTTAATGATAAATCACTTCTGCTAAAAGCTATAACACATAAATCTTTCCCAAATGAAAACCCTGATCTATCATTAAATAATAATGAGAGGCTTGAGTTCCTGGGAGATTCGGTTCTTGGCCTCTCAATTGCTACAAAAATTTTTGAAGATTATGGTGAGATGCCTGAAGGTGGTCTTGCTAAAATGAGAGCTATTTTAGTAAGTTCAGTAACACTGGCAAGAAAAGCTAGAGATATTGAGCTGAGTGGTCATCTTTTATTAGGTCGTGGTGAAGAAATGACTGGCGGCAGAAAGAGAGATTCAATTCTTGCTGATGCCCTGGAAGCAATTTTTGGAGCAATTTATCTTGATCAGGGTTTTGAAAAAGCAAAGAGATTTATAAATGATTTTTTTGATGAAGATATTGAGCTAGTAAAGACTGGTGAATATAATAAGGATTTCAAGACGGTATTACAGGAATATGTGCAACAAAATTCTGATAAAAGACCAGAGTATAAAATCATTGAAGAGCTTGGTCCTGATCACAATAAGGAGTTTAAAATGGAAGTTCTATTAAATGGTGAGAGATTAGGAAAAGGTAGCGGGTCTACAAAAAAAGGAGCAGAACAAAAAGCTGCAAAGAGTGCTCTGATAAACCTGGGTGAAATTGAAGGAAGAGATGGTGGTTGA